The DNA region CgtttcaaacacaaaaatgtaagcGCTCGATAATGACGACAAAGATGTCAAATGTGGCTCTTCCTTAGCTAGCATGCTGCTGTGAAGGCTGTAAACTTGAAACTGAGTAAGTAAATGAGCTGTTTGGGCTCATTCACAGCGGCGGGTTGAAGCTGAAACTGACGGCAGGTTTTGGTTTAGCTGCTGCGGGGTTGTTGGTTGTCTTTTatcgctgtgtgtgttttatgcttGTATGAACATCACACCGACCTTCACACAGCCTCTCTTACATAAAGCAGGCAGTCACCTTAAATATGTGCTGTTGGTAATAATGTTGTGTCTCCTCACGGTAATAATCCAGCCACTAATCCAGTTATTTTACCTAAAAGCCTTCTGATGTCGACATTTAAAGATATCTGTTATCTCAGACGTCACTAATCAAGTAAAGGTGTGAAACAGGTGCTGCTCCAGCTTTCTAAAtgtgcttctctctgttttatagCATTGTGAGATAAATAGCTTTGGTGTTTGGCTGTTAACTGGACAGAAAAAGTCATTTCACCATGTGTTCATGGGCTCTAGCAAGTTAGTGTTTCCATTTTCTGGACTAAATAGGCCAGAAAGTTAAACCTAAAAATACTAGAGATGTTAATATTGAACATGAAGGTGCAGCCCTGGTGCTGCAGACAGTCTTATCAGATACTCTGCTGTATTATTGTGTGATCTCACTGTAAAGTGTGCAGAGCAGAGATGATGCGGGCTCAGGAGAGggtgtgtctgcagctgctctgtgtgtgtgtgtgtgtgtgtgtgtgtgtgtgtgtgtgtgtgtgtgtgtgtgtgtgtgtgtgtgtgtgtgtgtgtgtagtctgcaGGATATGAGGCTACAGTATCCCACTGAACACCTGTGCTTCACCTTTTCTGCTTGACTTCCACTGTAAGGACATCCATCACCGTCCCACATCTGAGCCCGTCTGCTCTGCCACACGGCTCCCAATCATATCAGCTTGTCAGGAAACCTGCCAGCCATCGATGCCTGTCAGGGGTTTGTTTTGTAGGTGGTGGTCCGCCGTCTAGCCTAAATAATGCCACTGGAATATGTTTGGATCTCGGTTAATAGAGCTGGAGTTTCTAGGCTTTGAATGACCTGTGGAGGAGTTTACAGTCAACAGGTGAAAAGACACAGGTTGGGTTAACTAAGGCCGATTCTATCGTATTTTCTCAACGACAGCTCCGAGGTTCGTCTGTCTTATGGCAAAATGACTTTGTTTATTCATGTAGCACAATACAGACACGAGGCAACAGAAAGTGCCTTACAGGGACGTAAAATATGTGAAGATTTGGACagagaaaaactaaaatctaaaagagaataaaaagataAGATGAAAGCAAGTGAGTGTATAACTAGTTATGGAGTTATGTATCTGATTCACTGGAGAGCCTCAGCAAACCGTATCGTGTTTTCAGCTCTGATTTAACTGAGCCGACAACatgcattttaatgaatttaaaatgagcTTTCTGAAACTTTTGATGGtttgaaaacagctgtttgttcaCAGCTGTTCAATTCAGTGATCcagatggtaaaaaaaatctgtcGATATTTAAATGAGTTTCCTTGGATGAGAAACATCAAACTGGATATAATTCCTACGTTTTTAGTATTTTACAGAAGAAATGGCTTTTCAGGAAAGTTGCTGTGATGTGTAACCagactgtctctgtgtgtaaggtgtgtttctcctcacagtcacagtcacacacacacacatacacacacacacacacacgtacgctgCGAGCTGTTCACAGTCACTGGCAGTGAaagagcttcagtgtgtgtttgtgcctgtgggCTTCCGTACCTCCGTGTTTGTCTGTAACTTGTGTGCACGCCGAGGTTCAGCGGCACAGTTCACAGATGGGAGCTGCTCTGCGAGGTGGGAGGTGGTTCGTCCGTAGAAAAGGAGCGGCTGCTCTCGTATTGTTGTGTGATTTCTGAATGGGAGGTCCCCCCCCCAGGAATGCCCAAACAGCAGATCTGtcccacagtcacagtgtgtgaaaagaagacagaaagcaTGTTTGAGACTTGGAGTGATAATAATGTGgtactttctgttgttggaGGAACTCTGGCTAAAGGCCCAGTCTGTGATCTAAGTGGTGTCAGTCAGCAGAAAGGTAATCAGCAAATATCTTCAGGAATACCAAACATTTCCGACTTCCAGCTGTTGTGAGGATTTGGCttccctctctgtgttctgtgataGAGGGTGAATAGTTTCAAGTGTAGACCAGTTGGTCCGTCAGAGAGTAAAAGTCCCTGtttcctgcagatgttttgaCTCGGTCCAGCAGGAGCAGCTCAGGTGAAGGAGATGTGGTTACTGATGTTCTCCTGAGGGCCAGGAACTAGCTTACCCAACTGGAATGCATTATtgtattaatgttattaattacaccGGCGTTCTTCCTGCCATGACATGCCAACATGTCTGCGGTGGACGTTATCCTTCAGtcctttttatttagaaatctgTAAAACCAGCTGAAGAGCACCACAGACTAGATCCTCTGACCTGATTTAAACCAGAACTGAACATCTTCATGAAGGAAGATTCGCTGCATCAGTTTTAGCCAGGTGTCCCTCATAAGTGGCACCTGAGTGTAGACGGGGAAGAGATCTCCTTGGTTCTGTTCTTTCCTTTTGTCACAAGTGAGAACATAGATGAAGAAGAAGTAGGCCTACCTCCTGCTGGCTGATCTGAGCTATTACTTCATTTCAACAAGTACAACCAGCCTTTAATCAAACGCTCTTCATCCAAACtttgttcttctctctgtcatcaGTCATGGCTTTAAAGCAGCTGCTGGGTCCACTGCTCTGCCGCTCCCTGGCGTCCCAGGTCAGGCCCCCCCTCGCCGCCACCTCCAGGGTCAGCGCTCCACGTCTGCGTCCCAGCAGCCCCTGCCGCCCTGCCGCGTGCGCCCGGCTCTACGCCACCAAGAAGGCAAAAGGTCAGTGAGGAGATGTGAGAGATGTTCAGAGTGTTTGGCTGACGTGAGCAGATACTATTCATCTTAGGTATGAGTCTCAGTgcttctcctctttccctctctgttcttCTGCCAAGCCAAGGCAAAAGGCCCGGCCGCTAAGGTGAATCTTAATTCTGCTCTGGTGGAGGACATCATCAGTCTGGATGAGGTGAAGGGGGAGATGACGGCTGTTCTCAGCGCGCTCAAAGATGACTTCACTCGCAACCTCAGCATCCGAACCTCTCCAGGTATTCAGACTATCTCCgtttctcactctcactcaaATTCAGACCCCCAAAGAACCCAAAGTCCGTGTTCAGACTCCTCCCATTCAGTAAGATCATTCAGGAAGGGTCAAATAATCTGGTGGTTCGGGTTCTTTTTGGAAACTGCTGCCCGTCCACATTCAGTGAAGTCACACTCAGAGCTGCAGGCCGTGTGTCTGAACGCTTCTCTGCAGCTCAAATGTTTAGACGACGAATCTGTCAGTCGATGGATGGAAGTGATTAATCAtctgatattttgaaaatcgatTATTGCAGCTTTGTATCATTTGTAGCTGATTATTTTTGGGTTTTATTGGAAACAATTTGATTCCTGAGAACTTAACATTTAATAAACCGCACAATCAATACAGAAACTAATCTGCAGATGAATGCAGGATAAAACTAATGATTAGTTGGAGCCCTAAAAGATTTAGCATGTTGACACACGGGGCGtgcagagaacacgttcaccCGACAGCAGCAGGTTCATTTTGCCAATTCAGGAGATTAATTTTAGTCAGTTACAGTCAGTGAAAATATCTGCATCTCCTCACTCCTTTCAGACCctcacaaacaaaactgaacgGTCACCAGAAAGGTGATCAGCTCTACAGTTTAACAGGTGTCCAGTAGTTCAGCCAAGCTCTCGTTACCGTTTGCCCGTGCAGGACTCGTGCTCTCGTCTTGAGAGTTTGGAAAAGActtatttttagtcattttcacAGGCGAGAAAAGCTTGAATTGAGATTTAGTCCTCGAAAGATGCTCGATTTTCCCCCGTCTGCTGCTTCAATGACACAATCACTCATGTAAACCTAAAATCGTTTCATATTAGAGATGAAACAGTCCCGTCATcatacatgtttgttttctcctggCGTCTCACAGCAGATAGAAGTCCTGATCAGTCGGAGTGAAAATGAgcagctggtaaaataaacagaGCTCCAGTAAAGTCGCTGATTGCTGTGGGTGTGAAGGAATCCTCTTGATTCTTCACAGTTGCATTTGTAGTTTTGCATTTGGTTGATTTAGGCACCTTGAAAGTGTTTGAATTTGACCACCCCTGTTTGAGGCCTctggatcccccccccccctctgagcagCTTTGGCTCTCTCTTGCGTTTACCTGACGGAGCGCCGGGGGGCTGAGAGCGAGCCCCAGTTTGACCTCTGTGTCCCGACCACATCCAGGTCCCGACCCTTTGCTCCTGGGCTCTGACAGATGGGAGTCGGGCTCGGGGGGGTGGTGTGGGGGGGCGACATAAAGTGTGTGAGCTTTCTCTGATGTTTGATCTGCAGCATGTGCAGACTTCTCCTCCGTGTCCTGCTCCCCTCAGCTTCATTCATCACTTCTTTATCCATCTCTTCTGTTCCTCCAACTCTTCCCAGCTTTAGATTTTGGCTGCATCATATTTTCAGTCTCATCCTTTTGAACTCAAACATCTTACTGACCTACAGGGAAACATTTGTTCTCAGAGTTCTCCTAATTCCTCCATCCaactcttgtcatctttttctccatccctccatcccgtCATcttccctgccccccccctccatccctccgtccctcccggctccatcctcctctcttctgtccAGCTGCACAGTAATCCAGGGAGGCAGCAGGACTTAGAGCTGACAGGAGAGATGAGATGGTGGAACGGAATGACGTCAGCTGTccgaaagtgtgtgtgtgtgtctgtgtgtgtctgtgtgtgtgtacgttgtTGAAACTCTCATCTGGCTCTCATTAAGCtcatgagcgtgtgtgtgtgtgtgtgtgtgtgtgtgtgtgtgtgtgtgtgtgtgtgtgtgtgtgtgtgtgtgtgtgtgtgtgtgtgtgtgtgtgtgtgtgtgtgtgtgtgtgtgtgtgtgtgtgtgtgtgtgtgtgtgtgtgtcgtagaTGGACGCAGACAGACTGGATCAGCGCTCTGACCGCCATGTTGTGGTTGGTCACAGATGGCGATCTGGCCTGAATTTGGCTCCGTTTCCATGGAAACCTCATTAAACGGAGCGGACGGAGAcgctgaacaacaacaacagtccTGGCTACCTTCAGGTAGCAGCAGGCACCAATAAGATAAGAGCTGTTGGagcttaaaggaacagttcgaCATTCGTGCAGTGATGAAAACACCGATGTGAGGCTGCAGgcagcagctgattagcttagcacGAAGCCTGGAGGCAGCCGGACACCGCTAACCTGGCTCCATCCAAAACTAACACATCCACCCAACAGCACCTCTAAGGAGGACGCTTTAGTTTGTTCGCTCCACTCGCTGCTCCTGGCCAAAGTTTTGGTGACGTAACCCCCCTGAAACCACAGATTGTTTTTCCTTACGTTTAGAGTTCAGCACAGCTCATTAAAGCTGATATAATCAATACTCAGAATGGATCTAGTGACTACTTGGATGATAGCACAGATAATTATCACCTGACTCCCctgttttagcatctttcagcacattattttggttttacggACCaaaactttactgttttattcGCTCCTCCGGTCTTTTTCACACAGGCAGCAGTTTTCAGCAAGAAAACTCTTAAAAACCAGCTGTGCGagaagagccagatatttcctttAAGAATGAGCCACAAGCGAGGTGGAGATTGGACTTAAAGTCAGCAGATGCCTTGAAACACGACCAGAGACGAATGCTGATGTTACTCCGTAACTCCTGGATATAAACAGGTCGCCATAGCAACAGCTAAAGGTGATGATACGCCTTCAggctctgcagcacagacaccCCCGAGGTCGAGGTCACGCCTCCAGCTGAAGtcggcctgtgtgtgtgtgtgtgtgtgtgtgtgtgtgtgtgtgtgtgtgtgtgtgtgtgtgtgtgtgtgtgtgtgtgtgtgtgtgtgtgtgtgtgtgtgtgtgtgtgtgtgtgtgtgtgtgtgtgtgtgtgtgtgtgtgtgtgtgtgtgtgtgtgtgtgtgtgtgtggaaagtcAGTGCCTGTTAGACCACAcactgatgaatgaatgaatatcgACTAGTACATCCTTAGTAAATCAAGTTTAAAATTCTTTAGTTCTAATATTTAAaggtttgaaaagtgcttggAAATGTAGCTGCATTAGTATAATTAATCACTATGTGACTGAATAGTTtgctaatataatataataatgaattGATTTGAGCTGTAAGGTGCTGGAAAAGATTGAAAATGTGCTCTTTGAAAAGCTGCTTGTGTGAGtgcttcagtgtttcagctcaTCCTGGAAAAGGTGTGAACAGTCTGTAAAGTTGGTATTTAATGTGGTAACTTCGGTGTTGGAGGTTATTAGCGTGGCTGTAGTCTGGTTGTAGTCTGGCTGTAGTCTGGCTGTAGTCTGGTTGTAGTCTGGTTGTAGTCTGGTTGTAGTCTGGCTGTAGTCTGGCTGTAGTCTGGTTGTAGTCTGGTTGTAGTCTGGTTGTAGTCTGGCTGTAGTCTGGCTGTAGTCTGGTTGTAGTCTGGTTGTAGTCTGGTTGTAGTCTGGTTGTAGTCTGGCTGTAGTCTGGCTGTAGTCTGGTTGTAGTCTGGTTGTAGTCTGGCTGTAGTCTGGCTGTAGTCTGGTTGTAGTCTGGTTGTAGTCTGGCTGTAGTCTGGCTGTAGTCTGGCTGTAGTCTGGCTGTAGTCTGGTTGTAGTCTGGCTGTAGTCTGGCTGTTTCGACTCTTCTGgtaaaagtgcttgaatttgactttgCAGAATGCGTAGGAACCACAAATGAGTAGCTTGctgtcaaaaacaaatgatttttaGATGAACAAAGTCTAGAGTACATTTATATATCTTATTATTATCAGTGAATGTGACGTCCTGACAAAAGGCTTTCTCAGCCATCATCTGTCTTTGCCCTGTTACGTCACCCTCCACCTTTGTGGTTAGAGAAATGACCGTCCGTCCTCCTAAAGTAGTCGCAGGCGTGTAGGTGCTCACTGTCATGGCGGAGGTAATAAAGACGGACAGGCAGGAGGTCACAGATGTGGACGTGAACGGTCTGTAGGTACTGGGAGCCGGGCGGCGGGACAGGCAGGCTCAGAGTGGATGTTTAAGgtcagagaggcagacagagtaactgacaggtagagagacattGATTCAGTCGGGCTGCGGCCTTTAAATAAAGGTCGTCAATGCATCGCATCATgccaggcttttattttgaaatccttCCTCTGCATGTAACCTCTGGTACGTCTGTGTTTGGTTTGGgttttataaaataatgttaTAGACCGAATCACAGTGTTTGCTCACCTCCGCTTCACaccagttttacacacacacacacacacacacacagaccagcacCCCACCGGGTGAGCCGGGGGGGCAGTGATGTAAGGCAGAGGTGGAGAAGAAGGAAACAACTGCGTCTGAGGTTAGCCAgacggaggagagggagaggggtggACGGATGGAGTGAGGGGGTCGAGGGAGAGATGGAGTGCTctgaacattttcagtttttgtcgGACTCAGACTGTCTGTCCCTCCATctgtccctccatccatctgtccctctgtctgtctgtctgtctgtctgtctgtccgtcttaAAGACATTTTGCAGATGAACAATgaattttattatcaaaaaacGACGGTAAACTatgaataaaactacaaaatgacCTTGAGCTtgaatgaagtgaaataaaGTTCACATGCAGCCTGTAAAGCCTCGGTATTCACAGATGCACTAACGGTGCAGCAGTGAAATGACGCCTTGAATTGTCTCTGAAAGTGAAGACATGAATACgatgaataaataattagatCTGTGTGGACGATGTGTTTAGGAGCTCTGGATCACATTGTGGTGACGACTCAGGACGGGAAGTTTCCTCTGAACCAGCTGGGTCAGATCTCCATGAAGTCACCTCAGCTCATTATGGTCAACATGAGCAGCTTCCCAGAGGTAAgacgatcacacacacacacacacacacacacacacacacacacacacacacacacacacacacacacacacaggttcctCCTCGCTGTATCTGTTTGTCTCATGCAGACGAGCATGCAGTAACTAAAAGCTCAGTAAAAATAATCCCCGGCACAGACAGATAGACGGTCCAGTGTGAGCCAGACCAGATCTGAGTCCGCCTCCCCGTGCCGGTGAAACCCGAGCAGCCGGCCTGCCTCTCGCCAACAGATGCTAATTGATTGATCACTCGGGGAGCCCTTTGTTCTGGGGTGAAAGATAGCAACAAAAACCcgagctctgtgtgtgcgtgcgtcgAGATGTGGTTATGTCTGCGTGTGAGTTGtcacagaaaaggaaatgacCTCATTTTACCCCCAGGTTAGGAAGGAAtggattatttttcttttttctctccctcctagATGATGCAGCACTGTACTAATCAGAGCTCCAGAGAGAAACCTCGTCCACTGGGGAGACTCACATTTTCAGTGGCCCGGCTCTCTGGTGGTCTGGAAAATCTAAATGTGCTGTTTTAGCATTTAACACGACATTATCCAATCACATAtccacactcactcacctctCTTTGA from Pempheris klunzingeri isolate RE-2024b chromosome 19, fPemKlu1.hap1, whole genome shotgun sequence includes:
- the mrrf gene encoding ribosome-recycling factor, mitochondrial, with the protein product MALKQLLGPLLCRSLASQVRPPLAATSRVSAPRLRPSSPCRPAACARLYATKKAKAKAKGPAAKVNLNSALVEDIISLDEVKGEMTAVLSALKDDFTRNLSIRTSPGALDHIVVTTQDGKFPLNQLGQISMKSPQLIMVNMSSFPEATAAATRALKGSSMNLNPEVDGTIIKVPVPKVTREHRENLAKLAKQLSNKAKDSLRKVRSNAVALVKRAKEGHSEDTIRLVEKQIQQMSDSMAVDIDKQLAAKTKELLG